One stretch of Candidatus Bathyarchaeia archaeon DNA includes these proteins:
- a CDS encoding N-6 DNA methylase: MSSEAAPIVQRVWNYCNVLRDDGVSYGDYVEQLTYLLFLKMADEQTKPPFNKSSTIPEGLDWQSLITKDGAELEIHYRHLLEDLSKEKGLLGVIFRKAQNRIQDPAKFKRLIDLINRETWLGLDIDVKGTIYEGLLEKNAEDIKSGAGEYFTPRQLIKAIVEVMQPKVGMTVNDPACGTGGFIIAAHDYMSKDPTLDVEQKQFLRSNTFTGKDIVDNVVRLCVMNLYLHGIDGEPDQPCPIETGDSLINDKGKRFDVVMTNPPFGKRASYTVTNGEDKSSKETQTYERQDFWATTSNKQLNFLQHVKTILKIYGRAAIVVPDNVLFEGGAGETIRKKILDECDVHTLLRLPTGIFYKPGVKTNVLFFDRKPASEKPWTEKLWIYDLRTNKHFTLKTNPLTSKDLKDFVACYNPKNRHDRQPTDRFKPYTYTELMQRDKANLDIFWLKDESLEDTENLPPPEVIAREITENLQAALEQFSSIAEELNQTEK, encoded by the coding sequence ATGTCAAGTGAAGCAGCGCCTATTGTGCAGAGAGTGTGGAATTACTGCAACGTCCTTAGGGATGATGGGGTTAGTTATGGGGATTATGTGGAGCAGTTAACTTATTTGTTGTTTTTGAAGATGGCTGATGAGCAAACTAAACCTCCCTTCAACAAGTCGTCCACAATTCCAGAAGGGTTGGATTGGCAGAGCCTAATTACTAAAGACGGGGCAGAATTGGAAATTCACTATCGCCATTTGCTTGAGGATTTGAGCAAGGAAAAAGGGTTGTTGGGGGTAATTTTTCGCAAAGCTCAAAATCGGATTCAAGACCCAGCCAAATTTAAACGCCTAATTGACCTAATAAATCGGGAAACTTGGCTTGGCTTGGATATTGATGTAAAAGGCACCATTTATGAGGGGTTGTTGGAGAAGAACGCAGAAGACATCAAAAGTGGTGCTGGCGAATATTTCACTCCACGGCAACTAATCAAAGCAATTGTGGAGGTTATGCAGCCCAAAGTGGGGATGACTGTTAATGACCCCGCCTGTGGCACTGGTGGCTTCATTATTGCAGCCCACGATTATATGTCTAAGGACCCAACTTTAGACGTAGAACAGAAACAATTTCTGCGCTCCAATACGTTTACTGGTAAAGATATAGTGGATAATGTCGTGCGTTTATGTGTAATGAATTTGTACCTTCACGGCATAGACGGCGAGCCAGACCAACCCTGCCCAATAGAAACGGGAGACTCACTTATCAATGACAAGGGCAAACGCTTTGATGTGGTCATGACAAATCCGCCGTTTGGCAAAAGAGCCAGTTACACGGTGACCAATGGTGAGGACAAATCAAGCAAAGAGACTCAAACTTATGAACGGCAGGATTTTTGGGCAACAACAAGCAACAAACAACTAAACTTCCTCCAACATGTCAAAACAATCCTAAAAATTTACGGCAGAGCGGCCATAGTAGTCCCAGACAACGTGCTTTTTGAAGGCGGAGCAGGGGAAACCATACGCAAAAAAATACTTGACGAATGTGATGTTCACACCCTACTTAGGTTGCCGACGGGGATATTCTATAAACCAGGAGTTAAAACAAACGTGCTCTTTTTTGACCGTAAACCCGCCAGTGAAAAGCCGTGGACAGAAAAGCTTTGGATTTATGACCTGCGCACCAACAAACACTTCACCCTCAAAACAAACCCCCTCACCAGCAAAGACCTCAAAGACTTCGTCGCCTGCTATAACCCGAAAAACCGCCACGACCGCCAACCCACCGACCGCTTCAAACCCTACACATACACGGAGCTTATGCAACGCGACAAAGCCAACCTGGACATTTTCTGGCTCAAAGACGAAAGCTTAGAGGACACCGAAAACCTGCCGCCGCCAGAGGTGATTGCCCGAGAAATCACAGAAAACCTGCAAGCCGCACTGGAACAGTTCAGCAGCATAGCCGAGGAACTTAACCAAACAGAAAAATAG
- a CDS encoding AAA family ATPase → MKHIGLVYVPGALPCFEAFGNLPTDLVQADGTVEGKPASETLDMLVIPGGSLVESHAIQGNVEREILRMADSGKFVLGVCSGFQILSLRTDVGRLSPKPIVKEGLGLLEVEFKPLICTDQVTATITGSSFLCDTVGAKASGFHCHTYGDLTLGKNAKPILTSHVQHLDYRSQPKDLISGVANSAGNVVGVLPHALLDHNPALTDGIAKTLNLTPTEQAQIRRANAKLQATIKDEIGIATNLHPKTTPKQPQPPRALLVTALESGSGKTFLTTGLVAALKRRGVNVGVVKVGADIRDLVPALYLIKQPIYGYSSMAVASCGWKRHTTALKEATEDYELVVVEGAMDAFTGLLFKQIPTPRSTAEIAASLGVPTVLVVGCDKEGIEGGMVGALNYISLLKRLGAKPAGVILNRVCMGYLTPEVKQAIHDAFANAGVQVLGVVPVVDVEGRGKIPEVEICYEEFGAKALQTAEEHLELEKILQVAAPPTFAEVDFEAFAEDFRKDLLRDPRAKPSEADKQP, encoded by the coding sequence GTGAAACACATCGGCTTAGTCTACGTGCCTGGTGCACTGCCCTGCTTTGAAGCGTTTGGTAACCTGCCAACCGACCTTGTCCAAGCCGACGGCACTGTGGAGGGAAAACCAGCCTCCGAAACGCTGGACATGCTTGTCATTCCAGGCGGCAGCTTAGTGGAATCCCACGCCATCCAAGGCAACGTAGAGCGGGAAATCCTGCGGATGGCGGACTCGGGGAAGTTTGTGCTGGGCGTATGCTCGGGTTTTCAGATTCTTTCTTTGAGGACTGATGTGGGGCGGCTTTCGCCTAAGCCGATTGTGAAGGAGGGGTTGGGGCTGTTGGAGGTGGAGTTTAAGCCGCTTATCTGCACTGACCAAGTCACCGCCACCATAACGGGCAGCAGTTTTTTATGCGACACCGTGGGCGCAAAGGCGTCGGGGTTTCACTGCCACACCTACGGCGACCTCACCTTGGGCAAAAACGCCAAACCCATCCTAACCTCGCATGTGCAGCACTTGGATTACCGCAGCCAACCCAAAGACCTCATTTCAGGCGTCGCCAACTCCGCGGGCAACGTGGTGGGCGTGCTGCCCCACGCACTGCTAGACCACAACCCAGCCCTAACCGACGGCATCGCCAAAACCCTCAACCTAACCCCCACCGAACAGGCACAAATCCGCAGGGCAAACGCCAAACTCCAAGCCACCATCAAAGACGAAATCGGAATCGCCACAAACCTCCACCCCAAAACCACCCCCAAACAGCCCCAGCCGCCCCGCGCCCTGCTAGTTACCGCGTTAGAGAGCGGGTCAGGCAAAACCTTCCTCACGACGGGACTGGTGGCTGCCCTCAAACGAAGGGGCGTGAACGTGGGAGTGGTGAAGGTCGGCGCAGACATTCGGGATTTAGTTCCTGCACTTTACCTGATTAAGCAGCCCATCTATGGGTACTCGTCTATGGCGGTGGCAAGCTGCGGCTGGAAACGCCACACAACCGCCCTCAAAGAAGCAACCGAGGACTACGAGTTAGTGGTTGTGGAGGGCGCCATGGACGCCTTCACGGGACTGCTGTTTAAGCAGATTCCCACACCGCGATCCACGGCAGAAATCGCCGCGTCCCTGGGCGTGCCGACGGTGCTGGTGGTGGGCTGCGACAAAGAAGGCATCGAAGGCGGCATGGTGGGCGCCCTCAACTACATCAGCCTGCTCAAACGCCTCGGAGCAAAACCCGCAGGCGTCATCCTCAACCGCGTCTGCATGGGCTACCTCACCCCCGAAGTCAAACAAGCCATCCACGACGCATTTGCAAACGCGGGCGTGCAGGTGCTGGGGGTAGTTCCTGTGGTGGATGTGGAGGGGCGAGGCAAAATTCCTGAGGTGGAAATCTGCTACGAAGAATTCGGCGCCAAAGCGTTGCAGACCGCGGAAGAACATTTGGAGTTGGAGAAAATCCTGCAGGTGGCGGCGCCGCCTACCTTTGCGGAGGTGGATTTTGAGGCGTTTGCCGAAGACTTCCGCAAAGACTTGCTGCGGGACCCCCGAGCCAAACCTTCAGAAGCGGACAAACAGCCTTAG
- a CDS encoding restriction endonuclease subunit S — protein MTLQEKFIEKLPGGWTAVTLEDYISIAGRIGWRGLKKEEYLTEGVPLLAVKDILENGSINFDVTNHLSDFRYEESPEIQLRNQDVLVTKDGTIGKIGFVENLPTKVTVNSSILVVRSCKAILPKYLFYYFRGPKFQELVRQKTAGTAVPHLFQHDIKKFEIHIPPFNEQLRIVGKVEELFSFLDAGVASLREVQKQLKRYRQAVLKQAFQVEGNHIVPFSNVVESYQNGLSKRRSDEGKPINVLRLADIENGVITAKAPRTIKLTNDEEQKYSLSKNDLLCIRVNGSKSNTGQLVVFIQKEPWAFCDHLIRIRLQKGIESQYVKHYFDSQIARKHIESSIISSAGQNTISQGSLSKIPFPLLDSVKQKAIIDYIQTGFSIIEYNEQILEQSLRQSFSLRQSILNRAFSGKLVPQNHADETAEKLVERIKTERLSNRSKNQSSGVV, from the coding sequence ATGACCCTGCAGGAAAAATTTATTGAGAAATTACCTGGTGGCTGGACAGCCGTGACCCTTGAAGACTACATATCTATTGCTGGACGCATCGGTTGGAGAGGTTTAAAAAAAGAAGAATACCTGACAGAAGGGGTTCCACTATTAGCTGTAAAAGACATCCTTGAAAATGGTTCGATTAATTTTGATGTAACTAACCATCTAAGTGACTTTAGATATGAAGAATCCCCAGAAATTCAGCTTAGAAACCAAGATGTATTGGTTACCAAAGATGGCACAATTGGCAAAATAGGCTTTGTGGAAAATCTTCCTACAAAGGTTACTGTTAATTCATCAATCTTGGTGGTTAGATCGTGTAAAGCAATTCTTCCCAAATATCTTTTTTACTATTTTAGGGGTCCCAAATTTCAAGAATTGGTTAGACAGAAAACAGCAGGTACCGCTGTTCCTCATTTATTTCAGCACGATATTAAGAAATTTGAAATCCATATACCCCCGTTCAATGAGCAGTTGCGTATTGTTGGTAAGGTTGAGGAGTTGTTTTCTTTTTTGGATGCTGGCGTCGCCTCGCTCCGTGAGGTGCAGAAGCAGCTTAAACGTTACCGCCAAGCAGTTTTAAAACAAGCATTCCAAGTTGAAGGCAACCATATAGTTCCCTTCAGTAATGTTGTCGAAAGTTACCAGAACGGTTTATCAAAAAGAAGGAGCGACGAAGGAAAACCAATCAATGTTCTCAGGCTTGCAGATATTGAAAACGGAGTTATAACTGCCAAAGCTCCACGGACTATTAAGCTAACTAATGATGAGGAACAAAAGTATTCACTCAGCAAAAATGACCTGCTTTGCATAAGGGTTAATGGCAGTAAAAGTAATACAGGACAGTTAGTTGTTTTTATCCAAAAGGAGCCTTGGGCTTTCTGTGACCACTTGATAAGAATTCGTTTGCAGAAAGGCATTGAGTCACAATACGTGAAGCACTATTTTGATTCGCAAATAGCGCGTAAGCATATTGAATCAAGCATAATATCAAGCGCGGGGCAAAACACGATAAGTCAGGGGAGCTTATCAAAAATTCCGTTTCCATTATTGGATTCTGTAAAGCAGAAGGCAATCATAGATTACATCCAAACAGGTTTTTCAATAATTGAGTATAACGAACAAATACTTGAGCAAAGCCTGCGGCAATCTTTCTCCTTACGCCAAAGCATATTGAATCGAGCATTTAGTGGGAAACTGGTGCCTCAAAACCATGCCGATGAGACAGCTGAGAAATTGGTGGAACGTATTAAAACTGAACGTTTAAGCAATAGATCAAAAAACCAATCAAGTGGAGTTGTCTAA
- a CDS encoding type I restriction-modification enzyme R subunit C-terminal domain-containing protein translates to MTTPEERARRKIDTQLKAAGWQVQDFKDLNLGAGLGVAVREFPLTCGEADYLLFVDRRAVGALEAKPEGTTLSGVSEQTAKYLSGLAENVPCAGTPLPLGYESTGAETFFRDLRDPDSCSRRIFTFHRPETLQEWLTQPDTLRGRLRAMPPLIEEGLRGCQVEAITNVEQSFAQSRPRALIQMASGSGKTFTSVTFVYRLIKFGGARRVLFLVDRNTLAKQTLQEFQKYQTPDDGRKFTELYNVQRLTSRNIDGVSRVCITTIQRLYAMLRGEDLPEENEEGSAFELSLNGMKPVDVVYNPAIPIEMFDIIVTDECHRSIYHLWRQVLEYFDAFIVGLTATPSKQTLGFFNQNLVMEYGHDRAVADGVNVGYDVYRINTRITQGGGKVEAGFYVDKRDKQTRRVRWEQLEDDLEYCAKQLDRSVVAKDQIRTVIRTFRDKLFTEIFPTRGEVPKTLVFAKDDSHAEDIVEIIREEFAKGNDFCKKITYRTTGERTEDLISSFRNSYNPRIAVTVDMISTGTDIRPLECLLFMRDIHSSVYFEQMKGRGTRTISSTDLKAVTPDVENKTQFVIVDAVGVCESDKTDSRPLERNRSVPFDRLLGSVALGIRDVDTLTSLAGRLARFDRELDEASRKEIEAVSNGKNLKQVINELFDAVDPDKHMEKAKELFQTENPTNEQVQKASEELTKTACVLFDSPKFRNTLAEVKRRNEQTIDNVSKDEVVFAGYDLQAAEKARLTVESFKGFIEQNKDELTALQLIYGQPYGQRHLTYAAIKELAEAIKKPPYNLTPELVWLAYEQLEKSKVKGAGPQKLLTNIVSLVRFAVGSADVLEPFSDAVNRRFSEWLNSQEKLGHSFTVEQKDWLNMIKDHITTSLTINIDAFELSPFNQKGGAVKAHKLFGQQLNNIIKELNTVLTK, encoded by the coding sequence GTTTGTGGACCGCCGCGCTGTGGGTGCTTTGGAGGCAAAGCCTGAAGGAACCACCTTAAGCGGGGTTTCAGAGCAAACCGCAAAATACCTCTCGGGCTTAGCCGAAAACGTACCCTGCGCTGGAACCCCTCTGCCGTTGGGTTACGAAAGCACTGGCGCTGAGACGTTTTTTAGGGATTTACGTGACCCCGACTCCTGCTCCCGACGCATCTTCACATTCCACCGCCCTGAAACCCTGCAGGAATGGCTAACCCAACCCGACACCCTGCGCGGCAGGCTCCGAGCAATGCCGCCCCTAATTGAAGAAGGCTTACGCGGCTGCCAAGTTGAAGCCATCACAAATGTAGAGCAGTCCTTTGCCCAATCTCGACCCCGCGCCCTCATCCAAATGGCAAGCGGCAGCGGCAAAACCTTCACCTCCGTCACCTTCGTTTACAGGTTAATCAAGTTTGGCGGTGCACGACGGGTTTTGTTTTTGGTTGACCGCAACACGTTAGCCAAGCAGACGTTGCAGGAGTTCCAAAAGTACCAGACTCCCGATGATGGACGCAAATTCACCGAGCTCTACAACGTCCAAAGGCTGACTTCACGCAATATCGATGGGGTCAGCCGCGTTTGCATAACCACCATCCAGCGGCTTTACGCCATGCTCCGCGGCGAAGACTTGCCCGAAGAGAACGAGGAAGGCTCCGCGTTTGAGCTGTCGCTTAACGGCATGAAGCCTGTGGACGTTGTCTACAACCCTGCCATCCCAATTGAAATGTTTGACATAATCGTCACGGATGAGTGTCACAGGTCAATTTACCATCTCTGGCGTCAGGTGTTGGAGTATTTTGATGCCTTCATCGTTGGCTTAACTGCAACGCCTTCCAAGCAGACGTTGGGCTTTTTCAACCAGAATTTGGTGATGGAGTATGGGCATGACCGCGCAGTGGCTGATGGCGTGAATGTGGGGTATGATGTTTACCGAATTAACACGCGAATCACCCAAGGCGGCGGCAAAGTTGAAGCGGGATTCTATGTGGATAAAAGGGATAAACAGACCCGCAGGGTACGTTGGGAGCAGCTAGAAGACGATTTGGAGTATTGCGCGAAGCAGTTAGACCGCAGCGTTGTGGCTAAGGACCAAATCCGAACCGTTATCCGCACTTTTCGGGATAAGCTGTTCACTGAGATTTTTCCCACCCGGGGCGAGGTCCCTAAGACGCTGGTGTTTGCCAAAGATGACAGCCACGCGGAAGACATCGTGGAGATAATTCGTGAAGAATTCGCCAAAGGCAACGATTTCTGCAAGAAAATCACCTACCGAACCACGGGGGAGCGGACGGAAGACTTGATTTCTAGCTTCAGAAACAGCTATAATCCCCGCATTGCCGTTACGGTGGACATGATTTCCACAGGCACCGACATCCGCCCCCTAGAATGCTTGCTGTTCATGCGCGACATCCATTCAAGCGTCTACTTTGAGCAGATGAAGGGACGCGGAACGCGGACGATTTCAAGTACGGATTTGAAAGCGGTCACGCCCGATGTGGAAAACAAAACCCAGTTTGTCATCGTGGATGCGGTGGGGGTTTGTGAAAGCGACAAGACCGACTCGCGACCATTGGAGCGGAATCGGAGTGTGCCGTTTGACAGGCTTTTGGGTTCAGTGGCGTTGGGTATTCGAGATGTGGACACACTCACGTCTTTGGCTGGGCGTCTTGCCCGTTTTGACCGCGAACTGGACGAAGCGTCACGAAAAGAAATTGAAGCCGTGAGCAATGGCAAAAATCTCAAACAGGTCATTAACGAATTGTTTGATGCGGTTGACCCCGACAAGCACATGGAGAAAGCCAAAGAACTTTTCCAGACCGAAAACCCGACCAATGAGCAAGTGCAGAAGGCTTCAGAAGAACTCACCAAAACAGCATGTGTCCTGTTTGATTCGCCAAAATTCAGAAACACCCTTGCCGAAGTTAAACGCCGAAACGAACAAACCATCGACAACGTAAGCAAAGACGAGGTAGTTTTTGCGGGGTACGATTTGCAGGCTGCAGAGAAAGCCCGTTTAACCGTTGAATCCTTCAAAGGCTTCATCGAACAAAATAAGGATGAGTTAACTGCTCTGCAACTGATTTATGGTCAACCCTACGGGCAAAGGCACCTAACGTATGCAGCCATCAAAGAGTTAGCTGAAGCCATCAAAAAACCCCCCTACAACTTAACGCCTGAACTTGTTTGGCTTGCCTACGAGCAACTGGAAAAGTCAAAAGTGAAGGGTGCAGGTCCACAGAAACTTTTAACCAACATCGTTTCGCTGGTGCGATTTGCCGTTGGCAGTGCCGATGTTTTGGAGCCTTTCAGCGACGCGGTAAATAGGCGTTTCAGTGAGTGGCTAAACAGCCAAGAAAAACTGGGGCACTCATTTACGGTTGAACAGAAAGACTGGCTAAACATGATAAAAGACCACATAACCACCAGCCTAACCATCAACATAGACGCCTTTGAGCTGTCACCGTTTAACCAGAAAGGAGGCGCAGTCAAAGCCCACAAACTCTTCGGACAACAACTAAACAACATAATTAAAGAACTAAACACGGTGCTAACGAAATGA